One region of Elusimicrobiota bacterium genomic DNA includes:
- a CDS encoding response regulator produces the protein MAKKILIIDDEPDFIKVAVARLEMEGYSVVQAADGLSGLDMMQTEKPDMVILDVMLPGINGYEVCHRAKLSEAIRDIPIVIFTASVEALPASKTAQEIGVSGFILKPYKVKELLQEVKRILNE, from the coding sequence ATGGCAAAAAAAATTCTTATTATTGATGATGAACCGGATTTTATTAAAGTGGCGGTTGCCCGATTAGAAATGGAAGGATATTCCGTGGTACAAGCTGCGGACGGGCTGTCCGGGCTGGATATGATGCAAACGGAAAAGCCGGATATGGTGATTTTGGATGTGATGTTGCCCGGGATTAACGGATATGAGGTTTGCCACAGGGCAAAACTCAGTGAAGCGATACGAGACATCCCAATAGTGATATTCACCGCGAGCGTTGAAGCTCTCCCGGCCAGCAAAACGGCGCAAGAAATCGGGGTGAGCGGGTTTATTTTGAAACCCTACAAAGTCAAAGAATTGCTGCAGGAAGTGAAAAGAATCTTGAATGAATAA